From Lampris incognitus isolate fLamInc1 chromosome 13, fLamInc1.hap2, whole genome shotgun sequence, one genomic window encodes:
- the LOC130122487 gene encoding ninein-like protein, with translation MFEVRQLQELLAKQERENLHLQKERELMEREMNVCKEKLESKLSAVALKQQRTEEENSRLVLQTKKRDQQVEKLEGSLCSMDSEVEQLRTQLHAVIQEKDHHAQEVASQQRNLQEAQEKVEELEANMRRLNREKEAQSSAALQEDRHNLHLQSHELLQKMSEMENLNQQMENLTTKQYQMETDRNRLEEQAQKAESALKLVQARHSRVLEEVREQAVVGSREQREVLLARLEEEQKRSRQLEENLQLQTQTAGTQLSLQQEQYEKVLVSLQHRVEEVETKLQAVRLVLQEKIQQLKEQLSKNTKSNMLVKELYMENSQLVKALQVTEQRQKTAEKKNLQLEEKIMALNKLLREIVPTSLVT, from the exons ATGTTTGAG GTGAGGCAGCTGCAGGAGTTGCTTGccaagcaggagagagagaaccTGCATCTGCAGAAAGAGAGGGaactgatggagagagagatgaatgtCTGTAAGGAGAAG CTGGAGTCCAAGCTTAGTGCTGTCGCTCTGAAGCAGCAGCGAACTGAAGAGGAAAACTCTCGACTGGTCTTGCAGACCaagaagagagaccagcag GTGGAGAAGCTAGAGGGGTCGCTGTGTTCTATGGACTCAGAGGTGGAGCAGCTTCGCACTCAGCTCCACGCTGTCATTCAGGAGAAGGACCATCACGCCCAGGAAGTGGCCAGCCAACAGAGGAACTTACAGGAAGCCCAGGAAAAG GTTGAGGAATTGGAGGCCAACATGAGGAGGCTGAACAGGGAGAAGGAGGCACAGAGCAGCGCTGCCCTGCAGGAGGACCGTCATAACCTTCACCTGCAGAGCCATGAGCTCCTACAGAAG ATGTCTGAGATGGAGAATCTGAACCAGCAGATGGAGAACCTGACAACCAAACAGTACCaaatggagacagacagaaaccggCTGGAGGAACAG GCTCAGAAAGCGGAATCGGCGCTGAAACTGGTCCAGGCCCGGCACAGCCGTGTGCTAGAAGAGGTCAGGGAGCAGGCAGTGGTCGGGTCCAGGGAGCAGCGGGAGGTCCTGCTGGCACGGCTTGaggaggagcagaagaggagccGACAGCTGGAGGAAAACCTGCAGCTCCAAACCCAGACGGCTGGCACACAACTGAGCCTGCAGCAG gAGCAATATGAGAAGGTGCTGGTCAGTTTGCAGCACAGGGTGGAAGAGGTAGAGACTAAACTGCAGGCTGTCCGTCTGGTGCTGCAGGAGAAAATCCAACAACTCAAAGAACAG CTTTCTAAAAACACCAAGTccaacatgttggtgaaggagctCTATATGGAGAACTCACAGCTGGTGAAGGCACTGCAGGTCACTGAGCAGCGGCAGAAAACGGCAGAGAAAAAGAACTTGCAGCTGGAGGAGAAGATCATGGCCCTCAACAAACTGCTGCGGGAGATTGTCCCCACATCGCTCGTCACGTAG